From a region of the Vidua macroura isolate BioBank_ID:100142 chromosome 25, ASM2450914v1, whole genome shotgun sequence genome:
- the POU3F1 gene encoding POU domain, class 3, transcription factor 1, with the protein MAAAAQYLPRSAALMHPDGDRLHQGTTYREVQKMMHHEYLQGLAPAAGHAVGLAHHQWLPSAGTDWGSGGGGGGAHLPPAEHAKGGPPGPREELSAAAFHHRPHLVHQSAAGGAAGGWAQGGAHHLPPMSPPSGQPLLYAQPYAGLNGMLGPPAPALHHGLRDPLGAEEAGGHELAASPPPLGPPEPSDEDAPSSDDLEQFAKQFKQRRIKLGFTQADVGLALGTLYGNVFSQTTICRFEALQLSFKNMCKLKPLLNKWLEETDSSTGSPTNLDKIAAQGRKRKKRTSIEVGVKGALENHFLKCPKPSAHEITSLADSLQLEKEVVRVWFCNRRQKEKRMTPAGVPHPPMEDVYAQADTSPLHHALPGAVQ; encoded by the coding sequence ATGGCCGCCGCCGCGCAGTACTTGCCGCGCTCCGCCGCGCTCATGCACCCCGACGGCGACCGGCTGCACCAGGGCACCACGTACCGCGAGGTGCAGAAGATGATGCACCACGAGTACCTGCAGGGACTGGCGCCCGCCGCCGGGCACGCCGTCGGGCTGGCGCACCACCAGTGGCTGCCCAGCGCCGGCACGGACTGGGGCAGCGgtgggggcggcgggggcgcgcACCTTCCGCCCGCCGAGCACGCCAAGGGCGGCCCGCCGGGACCCCGCGAAGAGCTGTCCGCCGCCGCCTTCCATCACCGCCCGCACCTGGTGCACCAgtcggcggcgggcggcgcggcgggcggctGGGCGCAGGGCGGCGCACACCACCTGCCGCCCATGTCTCCGCCGTCGGGGCAGCCGCTGCTCTACGCGCAGCCCTACGCGGGCCTCAACGGGATGCTGGGCCCGCCAGCGCCGGCGCTGCACCACGGGCTGCGCGACCCGCTGGGCGCCGAGGAGGCGGGCGGCCACGAGCTGGCGgcctcgccgccgccgctgGGGCCGCCCGAGCCGTCGGACGAGGACGCGCCCAGCTCCGACGACCTGGAGCAGTTCGCGAAGCAGTTCAAGCAGCGGCGGATCAAGCTGGGCTTCACGCAGGCCGATGTGGGGCTGGCGCTGGGCACCCTGTACGGGAACGTCTTCTCGCAGACCACTATCTGCCGGTTCGAGGCGCTGCAGCTGAGCTTCAAGAACATGTGCAAGCTGAAGCCGCTGCTCAACAAGTGGCTGGAGGAGACGGACTCCAGCACGGGCAGCCCCACCAACCTGGACAAGATCGCGGCGCAGGGCCGGAAGCGCAAGAAGCGGACGTCCATCGAGGTGGGCGTCAAGGGCGCCCTGGAGAACCACTTCCTCAAGTGCCCCAAGCCCTCGGCGCACGAGATCACCTCCCTGGCGgactccctgcagctggagaaagagGTGGTGCGGGTCTGGTTCTGCAACCGGCGGCAGAAGGAGAAACGGATGACGCCGGCCGGGGTCCCGCACCCCCCCATGGAGGACGTTTACGCACAGGCGGACACTTCGCCGCTGCACCACGCGCTGCCCGGCGCCGTGCAGTGA